Proteins from a genomic interval of Ralstonia wenshanensis:
- the ompR gene encoding osmolarity response regulator transcription factor OmpR has protein sequence MENSGQKILVVDDDPRLRDLLRRYLGEQGFTVLVAENATAMNKLWLRERFDLLVLDLMMPGEDGLSICRRLRGANDQTPIIMLTAKGEDVDRIVGLEMGADDYLPKPFNPRELIARIHAVLRRRGPAEIPGAPSETPETFAFGDFVLNLATRTLKKNDEEITLTTGEFSVLKVFARHPRQPLSREKLMEMARGREYEVFDRSLDVQISRLRKLIEPDASNPRFIQTVWGLGYVFIPDGAK, from the coding sequence ATGGAAAATTCCGGTCAAAAGATTCTCGTCGTCGACGACGACCCCCGCCTGCGCGATCTGCTGCGCCGTTACCTCGGGGAACAGGGCTTCACCGTGCTGGTGGCAGAAAACGCCACGGCCATGAACAAACTCTGGCTGCGCGAGCGCTTCGACCTGCTCGTGCTCGACCTGATGATGCCGGGTGAAGACGGCCTGTCGATCTGCCGTCGCCTGCGCGGCGCAAACGATCAGACGCCGATCATCATGCTCACCGCCAAGGGCGAAGACGTCGACCGCATTGTCGGCCTCGAAATGGGCGCGGACGATTACCTGCCCAAGCCCTTCAACCCCCGCGAGCTGATCGCGCGCATTCACGCCGTGTTGCGCCGCCGCGGGCCGGCCGAAATCCCCGGTGCTCCGTCAGAGACGCCCGAAACCTTCGCGTTTGGCGATTTCGTACTCAACCTGGCCACGCGCACGCTCAAGAAAAACGACGAAGAGATCACCCTCACGACGGGCGAATTCTCCGTGCTCAAGGTGTTTGCGCGCCATCCGCGCCAACCCCTATCGCGCGAAAAGCTGATGGAAATGGCGCGCGGCCGTGAATACGAAGTGTTCGACCGCAGCCTGGACGTGCAGATTTCCCGGCTGCGCAAGCTGATCGAACCGGACGCCAGCAACCCCCGCTTCATCCAAACCGTGTGGGGCTTGGGCTACGTGTTCATTCCCGACGGCGCCAAGTAA